From the Pontiella agarivorans genome, one window contains:
- a CDS encoding galactitol-1-phosphate 5-dehydrogenase, which yields MKAALRNGVKKVDVIEMEKPEPLANEVLIAVKSCGICGSDIVRIQEDNPKWDDIVLGHEFAGEIVAVGENVEGWNVGDRASAAPLMPCMKCDKCAQGNYSLCKGYSFIGSRVQGAFGEFLRVPAQNLVAIGNLSYDQAAFIEPITVCLHPILRLENLLGKDVVVTGAGTIGLLAIQIFKAMGCRDIVASDISDGKLEMARAMGATIVCNPMKEPLEEVCERELEDGAHVVFESSGAGPAKISAINVAKGRGKILLVGTSHAPITFTGPEFERISRQELEVIGSWMNYSAPFPGKEWTTAAWMMDAGLIDVAPLQTHTFPIEQIQDAYDVIYKNDELWAKVMINF from the coding sequence ATGAAAGCTGCACTGCGTAACGGCGTGAAAAAAGTTGACGTCATTGAAATGGAAAAACCTGAGCCGCTGGCGAATGAAGTTCTGATTGCGGTCAAATCCTGCGGAATCTGCGGGTCGGACATTGTCCGTATTCAGGAAGACAACCCGAAGTGGGATGATATTGTGCTCGGGCATGAATTTGCCGGCGAAATTGTGGCGGTCGGTGAAAATGTCGAAGGCTGGAACGTGGGCGACCGTGCCTCGGCTGCGCCGCTGATGCCGTGTATGAAATGCGATAAATGTGCACAGGGAAACTATTCACTCTGCAAGGGCTACAGTTTCATCGGTTCTCGTGTGCAGGGTGCTTTCGGCGAATTTCTCCGGGTGCCTGCGCAGAACCTCGTGGCCATCGGTAATCTGTCGTATGATCAGGCGGCTTTCATTGAGCCGATTACCGTCTGTCTGCATCCGATCCTGCGGCTTGAAAACCTGCTGGGTAAAGACGTGGTGGTGACCGGTGCGGGAACTATCGGCCTTCTGGCCATCCAGATTTTCAAGGCCATGGGTTGCCGGGATATTGTTGCTTCGGATATTTCCGACGGCAAACTGGAAATGGCGCGTGCGATGGGGGCGACCATTGTCTGCAATCCGATGAAAGAACCGCTCGAAGAGGTCTGTGAGCGCGAGCTCGAAGACGGTGCCCACGTGGTGTTCGAATCGTCCGGCGCCGGGCCGGCTAAGATTTCCGCCATCAATGTGGCAAAAGGCCGCGGAAAGATCCTTTTGGTTGGTACGTCCCATGCGCCGATCACTTTTACAGGACCTGAGTTTGAGCGGATCAGCCGTCAGGAGCTGGAGGTTATCGGTTCGTGGATGAACTATTCCGCGCCGTTCCCCGGCAAGGAGTGGACCACTGCTGCCTGGATGATGGATGCCGGGCTGATTGATGTTGCGCCGCTGCAGACCCACACCTTCCCGATTGAGCAGATTCAGGATGCCTATGATGTCATTTATAAAAATGACGAGCTGTGGGCGAAAGTGATGATCAATTTTTAA
- a CDS encoding D-tagatose-bisphosphate aldolase, class II, non-catalytic subunit — protein sequence MNAVEKYVQILADNRAGKGTGIYSVCSAQATVLEASMLQAKKDESILLIESTSNQVDQFGGYTGMKPADFVAYVHGIADKVGFNKDDILLGGDHLGPNAWQNENAAPAMEKALTLIKEYVKAGYQKIHLDASMFCADDAGDRHQPLADEIVASRAAAMAKVAEQTHQEFRADQPAPVYIIGTEVPIPGGAQEEEETVTPTTPADAIKTIEVTQAAFEAEGLSEAWNRVYGVVVQPGVEFGDDQVFHYDREAAKGLSDEIMKQERFVYEAHSTDYQSETGLTKLVEDHYCILKVGPWLTFGYREALFALAMIEEEMLAPRGIETSKLREVIDAVMVEEPKYWKKYYPGDDVEQAYKRKYSFSDRSRYYWPNEKIQTAVAKLISNLKENPISLSLLSQYMPNQYNAVSEGIIENDVEQIIINRTQDVIGIYARACKMAK from the coding sequence ATGAACGCTGTAGAAAAATATGTACAGATTCTGGCCGATAACCGGGCCGGAAAGGGAACCGGCATCTATTCGGTCTGTTCCGCACAGGCAACCGTACTGGAGGCTTCCATGCTCCAGGCAAAAAAAGATGAATCGATCCTGCTGATCGAATCCACGTCCAACCAGGTGGACCAGTTCGGCGGATACACCGGAATGAAACCGGCGGATTTTGTGGCCTATGTTCATGGCATTGCCGATAAAGTCGGATTTAATAAAGACGATATCCTGCTCGGCGGCGACCATCTGGGACCGAATGCCTGGCAGAATGAAAACGCTGCGCCGGCCATGGAAAAAGCACTGACGCTGATCAAAGAATATGTGAAGGCCGGATATCAGAAAATCCATCTTGATGCATCGATGTTCTGTGCCGACGACGCCGGCGACCGTCATCAGCCGCTGGCCGATGAAATTGTGGCTTCCCGCGCTGCGGCCATGGCTAAAGTGGCGGAGCAGACGCATCAGGAATTTCGTGCGGACCAGCCGGCGCCGGTATACATTATCGGTACGGAAGTTCCGATTCCGGGCGGTGCTCAGGAAGAAGAGGAAACAGTTACTCCGACGACGCCGGCGGATGCCATTAAAACGATTGAAGTGACTCAGGCCGCGTTTGAAGCTGAAGGGCTTTCCGAGGCCTGGAACCGGGTTTACGGCGTGGTGGTTCAGCCGGGCGTGGAATTCGGCGATGATCAGGTTTTCCACTATGACCGCGAAGCCGCCAAGGGACTGAGCGACGAAATCATGAAGCAGGAACGTTTTGTTTATGAGGCGCATTCCACGGACTATCAGTCTGAAACCGGGCTGACCAAACTGGTGGAAGATCATTACTGCATTCTGAAAGTCGGTCCGTGGCTGACCTTCGGATACCGCGAAGCACTTTTTGCTCTGGCAATGATCGAGGAGGAGATGCTGGCACCGCGCGGTATTGAAACCTCAAAACTGCGGGAAGTGATCGATGCGGTGATGGTTGAGGAGCCGAAATACTGGAAAAAATATTATCCGGGCGATGATGTGGAGCAGGCTTATAAACGCAAGTACAGCTTCTCTGACCGTTCGCGTTATTACTGGCCGAATGAAAAGATTCAGACGGCCGTTGCGAAGCTGATTTCCAATCTGAAGGAAAATCCCATTTCGCTTTCGCTGTTGAGCCAGTATATGCCGAATCAGTACAATGCGGTTTCTGAAGGCATCATTGAAAACGATGTGGAGCAGATCATTATCAACCGCACGCAGGATGTTATCGGCATTTATGCCCGCGCCTGCAAGATGGCAAAATAG
- the tkt gene encoding transketolase, which yields MDLKLTANTIRGLAMDGVQAAKSGHPGMPMGMADVAAVLWAKYLKYNPVNPDWPDRDRFILSAGHGSMLHYSLLHLAGYDLPIEELKNFRQFGSKTAGHPEYGHTVGVETTTGPLGQGVTNGVGMAIAEKMLEARYNSAERKIVDHFTYVIASEGEFEEGVSHEAFSLAGNHGIGKLIVFYDQNFISIEGDTHITYTDDVTKRMEAYHWQVLEVDGHNHDEIAAAIEAAQAETEKPTVIICNTKIGYGSPNKEGGHECHGAPLGEEEILLTKKNLGMPEDKFYVPAEVYEGFKAVARKNAETEALWNAAFAQFAQTDPEKALEWDIAQKGELPDLKEVLPEFEKGSSLATRSASGKTINAIAKKMPFLVGGSADLAPSNNTYMADMGDIGKDAFDGRNFHFGVRELAMGAIMNGVQLHGGFRIFGGTFLVFADYVRPAARLAALMGLPVIYVFTHDSFCVGEDGPTHQPIETCASLRMIPNMTVIRPADPTETAMAWVAALENKSGPTALLLTRQNLPVIDRDEYPAADNLKKGAYTLWQSGEGDPDLLMIATGSEVEITLAAAEKLGGEGANVRVVSMPSWELFEKQDQDYQDSVLPPACVKRVAVEAGTSFGWERYVNRCGVMITKDDFGASGPFKVLQKEFGFTAENVYEKAKVLLG from the coding sequence ATGGATCTTAAACTTACAGCAAATACGATTCGCGGACTTGCGATGGATGGCGTTCAGGCCGCGAAATCCGGGCATCCTGGCATGCCGATGGGAATGGCCGACGTAGCGGCGGTTCTCTGGGCTAAATATTTGAAATATAATCCGGTGAATCCGGACTGGCCGGATCGGGATCGGTTTATTCTCTCCGCCGGGCATGGGTCGATGCTTCATTATTCGCTTCTTCATCTTGCCGGATACGATTTGCCGATCGAAGAACTCAAGAATTTCCGCCAGTTCGGATCTAAAACCGCGGGTCACCCTGAATATGGTCATACCGTCGGCGTGGAAACCACCACGGGTCCGCTGGGACAGGGCGTGACCAACGGGGTTGGTATGGCGATTGCCGAAAAAATGCTCGAAGCCCGTTATAACAGCGCCGAACGAAAAATTGTGGATCATTTCACCTATGTGATTGCCTCTGAAGGGGAGTTCGAAGAAGGGGTATCGCACGAAGCGTTTTCGCTGGCGGGTAACCACGGTATTGGAAAACTGATTGTTTTTTACGATCAGAACTTTATTTCGATCGAAGGTGACACCCACATCACCTACACGGACGATGTTACTAAACGTATGGAGGCCTACCACTGGCAGGTGCTGGAGGTCGACGGTCACAATCACGATGAGATTGCCGCAGCCATTGAAGCGGCTCAGGCGGAAACTGAAAAGCCGACGGTCATTATCTGTAATACGAAAATCGGCTATGGCTCCCCGAACAAAGAAGGCGGCCATGAATGCCACGGTGCTCCGCTGGGTGAAGAGGAAATCCTGCTGACCAAGAAAAATCTCGGTATGCCGGAAGATAAATTCTACGTGCCGGCCGAAGTTTATGAAGGTTTTAAAGCGGTTGCTCGGAAGAACGCTGAAACTGAAGCACTCTGGAATGCGGCCTTTGCCCAGTTTGCGCAGACTGATCCGGAAAAAGCGCTGGAGTGGGATATTGCCCAGAAGGGTGAACTTCCGGATTTGAAGGAAGTTCTTCCGGAATTTGAAAAGGGCAGCTCGCTGGCGACCCGTTCGGCTTCCGGTAAAACGATTAATGCGATTGCAAAGAAAATGCCTTTCCTGGTTGGGGGATCTGCTGACCTTGCTCCGTCGAACAATACCTATATGGCCGATATGGGCGATATCGGAAAAGATGCATTTGATGGCCGCAACTTCCACTTCGGTGTGCGTGAGCTGGCCATGGGGGCCATCATGAACGGAGTGCAGCTGCATGGCGGATTCCGCATTTTCGGCGGAACCTTCCTGGTGTTTGCCGACTATGTCCGCCCGGCTGCGCGTCTGGCGGCGCTGATGGGACTTCCGGTGATTTATGTCTTCACGCATGACAGTTTCTGTGTGGGTGAAGACGGTCCGACGCACCAGCCGATTGAAACCTGCGCGAGCCTTCGCATGATTCCGAATATGACGGTGATCCGTCCGGCCGATCCGACAGAAACAGCTATGGCCTGGGTGGCGGCGCTGGAGAATAAATCGGGGCCGACAGCGCTGTTGCTGACCCGCCAGAATCTGCCGGTGATTGATCGCGATGAATATCCGGCGGCCGATAATCTGAAGAAGGGGGCCTACACGCTCTGGCAGAGCGGTGAAGGCGATCCGGATCTGCTGATGATCGCAACCGGTTCCGAAGTGGAGATTACACTTGCTGCGGCTGAAAAGCTGGGCGGCGAAGGAGCCAATGTCCGTGTGGTCAGCATGCCTTCCTGGGAATTATTTGAAAAACAGGATCAGGACTATCAGGATAGTGTACTTCCGCCGGCGTGTGTGAAACGTGTTGCGGTTGAAGCCGGCACCTCGTTCGGATGGGAGCGTTATGTTAACCGTTGCGGCGTGATGATCACTAAAGATGATTTCGGGGCATCCGGACCGTTCAAGGTGCTTCAGAAAGAATTCGGCTTTACGGCGGAGAATGTTTACGAAAAAGCCAAAGTGCTGCTGGGCTGA
- a CDS encoding glycoside hydrolase family 2 TIM barrel-domain containing protein: MNRRYFVGATAALAVCSRAMSSHQPSGLKMHQSFNEGWTFHKGTAKGAEAAGFDDSGWRTLDLPHDWAIEGPFDEKYNARSGGLPFHGTGWYRKTFDVPAEAAGKRVLITFDGAMYNAHVWVNGHFVGNRPYGYIEFQYDISKYLKFGAANVIAVRLQPEDLSTRWYPGAGIYRNVWLDYRNPIHVKQWGVTIETPEISDHIGKVAVRTELAGDTEDRTLSILHEVISPDGKTVAQLEVPGVSTGFQTMSVEKPKRWDLHSPNLYTLVTTVRKAGEEMDRVENRFGFRTLEFTKKEFRLNGRPVRIQGVCLHHDNGPLGAVVNRRADERKLQIMKKMGVNSIRTSHNPPSNEVLDLCDELGILVQDEAFDVWEIAKVPNGYNMFFAEWGERDLKDMVRRDRNHPSVFMWSIGNEILEQRDAKIGPEMAKKLNDWVKEVDTTRPTTCGFNWWPGPYETGMAAQIDIAGMNYKPLAYGAPVNEYLPDNPVVGSETSSCTSSRGVYHLPIEKYKTHESKQVSSYDIIGPPWAYPPDVEFHQLKLNPEVYGEYVWTGFDYLGEPTPYGGRDNSTNGYWNDDWPCRSSYFGAVDLCGFPKDRFYLYQSQWTREPMVHVLPHWNWEGSGHESIPVMAYTNCEEVELFVNGVSKGRKVKGKDLTRLPVKFNHYEKDYFDSPYRLSWEVPYEPGAIRVVGYIGGKAVAEKEIETAGAPAKIKLIPDRRKLMADGSDLSYVTVRIEDRKGRLCPLADNTVKFRVSGAGTIAAVGNGNAATTAPFQADHRDAFSGMCMLIVKAGKNNGKIRVKAESDGLQPDEVKLVLR, translated from the coding sequence ATGAACAGACGGTATTTTGTGGGAGCAACCGCGGCATTGGCGGTTTGCAGTCGTGCGATGTCTTCGCATCAGCCATCCGGCTTGAAGATGCATCAGTCTTTCAATGAGGGGTGGACCTTTCACAAAGGTACTGCTAAGGGTGCAGAAGCTGCCGGGTTCGATGATTCCGGCTGGCGCACTCTGGATCTTCCGCACGACTGGGCGATCGAGGGCCCGTTTGACGAAAAATACAACGCCCGTTCCGGTGGACTGCCTTTTCACGGTACCGGCTGGTATCGGAAAACCTTTGATGTTCCGGCTGAAGCGGCCGGAAAACGGGTATTAATCACTTTTGACGGGGCAATGTATAATGCACATGTCTGGGTCAACGGTCATTTTGTCGGTAATCGTCCATACGGCTATATCGAATTTCAATACGACATCTCAAAGTATCTGAAATTCGGAGCCGCCAACGTGATCGCTGTGCGTCTGCAACCGGAGGATCTTTCCACCCGTTGGTATCCCGGCGCGGGGATTTACCGCAATGTGTGGCTGGATTATCGTAATCCCATTCATGTGAAGCAATGGGGCGTAACGATTGAAACGCCGGAGATCAGTGATCACATTGGAAAAGTCGCGGTTCGAACGGAACTCGCCGGCGATACGGAAGACCGGACGCTTTCGATTCTGCATGAGGTGATCAGTCCCGACGGTAAAACGGTGGCGCAGCTTGAAGTGCCGGGCGTGTCAACCGGATTTCAGACGATGTCGGTGGAAAAGCCGAAGCGCTGGGATCTCCATTCGCCGAATCTGTATACATTGGTGACCACGGTCAGAAAAGCGGGGGAAGAGATGGATCGGGTTGAAAACCGGTTTGGTTTCCGAACCTTGGAATTCACCAAAAAGGAATTCAGACTGAACGGCCGACCGGTACGGATTCAGGGGGTTTGCCTGCATCATGATAACGGGCCGTTGGGTGCCGTAGTCAACCGCCGGGCGGATGAGCGGAAACTGCAGATCATGAAGAAGATGGGGGTGAATTCCATCCGCACCAGCCATAACCCGCCGTCGAATGAGGTGTTGGATCTGTGTGATGAACTTGGCATTCTGGTACAGGATGAGGCCTTTGATGTCTGGGAGATCGCTAAAGTACCCAATGGCTACAATATGTTTTTTGCGGAATGGGGTGAGCGGGATCTGAAGGATATGGTTCGGCGCGATCGAAACCATCCGTCTGTTTTCATGTGGAGTATCGGGAATGAAATTCTGGAACAGCGCGATGCGAAAATCGGCCCGGAAATGGCGAAAAAGCTGAATGACTGGGTGAAGGAAGTCGATACCACGCGGCCGACGACCTGCGGATTCAACTGGTGGCCGGGCCCTTATGAAACCGGTATGGCGGCGCAGATTGATATTGCCGGAATGAATTATAAGCCGCTGGCTTATGGAGCTCCGGTGAATGAATATCTTCCGGATAATCCGGTGGTTGGGTCGGAAACGTCTTCATGTACCAGCAGTCGCGGAGTCTATCATCTGCCGATCGAAAAGTATAAAACGCATGAATCAAAACAGGTTTCCAGTTACGACATTATCGGTCCGCCGTGGGCTTATCCGCCGGATGTGGAGTTTCATCAACTGAAACTGAATCCGGAGGTTTACGGGGAATATGTCTGGACGGGGTTCGACTATCTGGGCGAGCCGACGCCGTACGGCGGACGGGATAACAGTACGAATGGGTACTGGAATGATGACTGGCCGTGCCGAAGTTCCTATTTCGGGGCGGTTGATCTTTGCGGTTTTCCGAAAGACCGCTTTTATCTCTATCAAAGCCAGTGGACCCGGGAGCCGATGGTACATGTGCTGCCGCACTGGAACTGGGAGGGATCCGGGCATGAATCTATTCCGGTGATGGCCTATACGAACTGCGAAGAGGTTGAACTGTTTGTGAACGGCGTTTCCAAAGGGCGGAAGGTGAAAGGTAAAGATCTCACCCGTCTGCCGGTAAAATTCAACCATTATGAAAAAGATTATTTTGATTCGCCGTACCGTCTTTCCTGGGAGGTGCCCTACGAACCCGGCGCGATCCGGGTAGTGGGGTATATCGGGGGGAAGGCCGTTGCAGAGAAAGAGATTGAAACCGCCGGGGCTCCGGCGAAAATCAAGTTGATTCCTGACCGTAGGAAATTGATGGCTGACGGCTCTGATCTCTCGTATGTGACGGTGCGAATTGAGGACAGGAAAGGCCGATTGTGCCCGTTGGCAGATAATACCGTTAAATTCCGTGTGTCCGGAGCCGGAACTATTGCCGCGGTAGGCAATGGCAATGCTGCCACCACCGCACCTTTTCAGGCGGATCATCGGGATGCCTTCAGCGGTATGTGCATGCTGATAGTGAAAGCCGGTAAAAACAACGGGAAAATCAGGGTAAAGGCGGAATCGGATGGGCTGCAGCCGGATGAGGTGAAACTGGTCTTAAGATGA
- a CDS encoding aldo/keto reductase, which translates to MSYRVLGRTGFMVSEIVLGTFPFTSPDSDPLFDRSLERGINYFDCASAYSQGGVEENLGRYFKQSGNRERLFLSTKLSAYYGMVEQCVQEILKGLPAARQKELRKKAQDLLERRTVKRPGYHINYFGGQEKQFDKAYLRYVVLKEYGMTDAWRARIKANAHKLLEESLQRLQTDYVDVLFLPHGSALPELMDDIVEELFSEFKKKGLIRASAVSFHNDVTNNLLNASQVGFYDVAMCAYNIANHAALDPAMYKARQSGMGLIAMKVAKLFSMQNQPPWRAGKLNATLPDENLSIFAKSYLWALQNPNLSCCVSQMETAAELNDNLQVVGRKVPLKAV; encoded by the coding sequence ATGAGCTATCGGGTTCTGGGGCGCACCGGTTTTATGGTTTCGGAAATTGTGCTCGGGACCTTTCCGTTTACCTCACCGGACAGTGATCCGCTGTTTGATCGGAGTCTGGAGCGCGGGATTAATTATTTTGACTGTGCTTCCGCTTACAGTCAGGGCGGAGTGGAGGAAAATCTAGGGCGCTATTTTAAACAGTCGGGGAATCGCGAACGTCTGTTTCTTTCGACCAAACTGAGTGCCTATTACGGCATGGTTGAGCAGTGTGTTCAGGAAATCCTGAAAGGACTGCCTGCTGCCCGGCAGAAAGAACTGCGGAAAAAAGCGCAGGATCTGTTGGAGCGGCGAACGGTAAAACGGCCGGGATATCACATCAACTATTTCGGCGGGCAGGAAAAGCAGTTTGACAAAGCATACCTTCGGTATGTGGTTCTCAAAGAATACGGCATGACGGATGCGTGGCGAGCGCGCATCAAGGCGAATGCGCATAAGCTGCTCGAAGAATCCTTGCAACGGTTGCAGACCGATTATGTTGATGTGCTGTTCCTGCCGCACGGTTCGGCTCTGCCGGAACTGATGGATGACATCGTGGAAGAGCTTTTTTCTGAATTTAAAAAAAAGGGGCTGATTCGGGCATCAGCAGTTTCGTTTCATAACGATGTAACCAACAATCTGTTGAATGCCTCGCAAGTCGGTTTTTATGACGTGGCGATGTGTGCCTATAACATTGCCAATCATGCAGCGCTTGATCCGGCAATGTATAAAGCCCGGCAGTCCGGCATGGGGCTGATTGCCATGAAGGTGGCCAAGCTGTTCAGTATGCAGAATCAGCCGCCGTGGCGGGCCGGAAAGCTCAATGCCACGCTGCCGGATGAAAACCTCTCTATCTTTGCCAAATCCTACCTCTGGGCACTGCAGAATCCGAACCTTTCGTGCTGCGTTTCCCAGATGGAAACTGCCGCGGAACTCAATGATAACCTGCAGGTGGTCGGTCGAAAAGTTCCGCTTAAAGCGGTCTGA
- a CDS encoding sulfatase family protein, translated as MKALHLVVIVLITCIQTMAEKPNIILFVSDDHGLDALGCYGNPVIKTPNMDQLAADGVRFTRAYCTSASCAASRSVILTGKFGHATGSYGHVHDYHHFSTFDTVKSLPVMLSEAGYHTAQIGKYHVAPESVYKFDVRYKCDPRSTIEMAETVTPTIRQDKPFFLYFCPDDPHRGDPFTPDPWNAPNSFGNKSEPYPGETIVKYDPKDVIVPEFLPDTQECREELAQYYQSISRIDQGLGKLLKILDDSGKTDNTVIIYISDNGIAFPGAKTTVYEPGIKLPCIVKDPRTDFQGLKNRSMISWVDLTPTILDFAGVTVEKSRFHGRSFLPILGKKNSKSWNTVYAAHNFHELTMYYPMRVIREDNMKLIWNIAYGLKYPFASDLWAASTWQSVYRNKGEYFGHRKVQDYLFRPEFELYDLKSDPEESRNLADDPAYANQLETMKKKIQAFQIETNDPWQIIWGNKSNMQGTGVNL; from the coding sequence ATGAAAGCATTACATCTTGTGGTGATTGTTCTGATTACATGTATTCAGACCATGGCCGAAAAACCGAATATCATTCTTTTCGTTTCCGACGATCATGGACTGGATGCGCTGGGGTGCTACGGCAACCCCGTCATTAAAACGCCGAATATGGATCAGCTCGCCGCCGATGGCGTTCGTTTCACCCGGGCCTACTGCACCAGCGCCAGCTGCGCCGCCAGCCGCTCCGTCATCCTGACCGGCAAATTCGGCCATGCCACCGGCTCCTACGGCCATGTGCACGATTATCACCACTTCAGCACATTCGACACCGTAAAATCGCTGCCTGTCATGCTCTCCGAAGCGGGCTATCATACCGCCCAGATCGGCAAATATCACGTAGCCCCGGAATCGGTATATAAATTTGATGTCCGCTATAAATGCGATCCCCGATCCACAATCGAAATGGCGGAAACCGTTACCCCGACCATCCGGCAGGATAAACCGTTCTTTCTCTACTTCTGCCCGGACGACCCCCATCGCGGCGATCCCTTCACTCCCGATCCCTGGAATGCACCGAACTCATTCGGTAATAAAAGCGAACCTTATCCCGGCGAAACCATCGTGAAGTATGATCCTAAAGACGTGATCGTTCCCGAATTTCTTCCCGATACTCAGGAATGCCGCGAAGAACTGGCCCAGTATTATCAGTCCATTTCCCGGATTGATCAGGGTCTCGGCAAACTGCTGAAAATTCTTGATGATTCAGGAAAAACCGACAATACCGTTATCATCTATATTTCCGACAACGGCATTGCCTTCCCGGGGGCAAAAACCACGGTTTATGAACCCGGCATCAAACTCCCCTGCATTGTTAAAGATCCGCGCACCGATTTCCAGGGCCTGAAAAACCGCAGCATGATTTCCTGGGTGGATCTCACTCCGACCATTCTCGACTTCGCCGGTGTGACGGTAGAAAAGAGCCGCTTTCACGGCCGCTCATTTCTTCCCATCCTTGGAAAGAAAAATTCCAAATCCTGGAACACAGTTTATGCCGCACACAATTTCCACGAATTAACCATGTATTATCCCATGCGCGTTATTCGCGAAGACAACATGAAGCTGATCTGGAATATCGCCTACGGTCTGAAATACCCGTTTGCATCCGACCTCTGGGCGGCATCCACCTGGCAGAGTGTATACCGGAATAAAGGAGAATACTTCGGGCACCGCAAGGTGCAGGACTATCTCTTCCGGCCCGAGTTCGAGCTCTACGACCTCAAAAGCGATCCTGAAGAAAGCCGGAACCTTGCCGATGATCCCGCATACGCAAATCAACTGGAAACCATGAAGAAAAAGATTCAGGCCTTCCAGATTGAGACCAACGATCCCTGGCAGATCATTTGGGGCAACAAATCAAATATGCAGGGAACCGGCGTTAACCTGTAA
- a CDS encoding sialate O-acetylesterase, whose amino-acid sequence MKLLSSIFIMAGVCTFAGGPVQVLFLGGQSNMGGHGNYDALSENDRSRIEAVAPRVMLSRNGGAATPLAPLESEYELKKRGFIHCFGPEMFIGLTLAEKNPDQDFLLIKIAQGGTALYGAWNPEWSEEKAKAIEVGTRKQQMKLYQQHISVIKENLAQLKAQGRKYNLIGMVWMQGENDAAKEISSRSYKSNLKKLIAGYRSTFNQPDMPFVAGQINSRYGDFEEGPAMVRQAFIDVANDDARVKVIRTVPQPPWSDFPKHEDQVHYNAIGQKRLGLAMADALLALQQEQKESADQ is encoded by the coding sequence ATGAAACTGCTTTCCTCAATCTTCATCATGGCCGGTGTCTGCACCTTTGCAGGAGGCCCCGTTCAAGTGCTTTTTCTTGGCGGACAATCCAATATGGGCGGGCACGGAAACTATGATGCGCTCTCTGAAAACGACCGGAGCCGCATCGAAGCCGTTGCCCCCCGCGTAATGCTCAGCCGTAACGGCGGCGCCGCAACTCCACTTGCTCCGCTTGAATCTGAATATGAGCTGAAAAAACGCGGATTCATCCATTGTTTTGGTCCGGAAATGTTTATCGGTCTGACCCTGGCTGAAAAAAATCCGGATCAGGACTTTCTGTTGATTAAAATTGCTCAGGGCGGAACTGCACTCTACGGAGCCTGGAATCCGGAATGGTCCGAGGAAAAAGCAAAAGCCATCGAGGTCGGAACCCGCAAACAGCAGATGAAACTCTATCAGCAGCATATTAGTGTCATCAAAGAAAACCTGGCGCAGCTGAAGGCTCAAGGGCGGAAATACAACCTCATCGGCATGGTCTGGATGCAGGGTGAAAATGATGCGGCAAAAGAAATTTCTTCGCGTAGCTACAAGAGCAATTTGAAAAAATTGATCGCGGGTTACCGCAGCACGTTCAACCAGCCCGACATGCCTTTTGTCGCCGGGCAAATCAACTCCCGCTATGGTGATTTTGAAGAAGGCCCTGCCATGGTACGACAAGCGTTTATCGATGTTGCTAACGATGATGCCCGGGTGAAAGTCATCCGAACTGTGCCCCAGCCTCCGTGGAGCGATTTTCCGAAACATGAGGATCAGGTTCACTACAATGCTATCGGTCAGAAGCGCCTTGGCCTGGCCATGGCCGACGCGCTGCTTGCACTCCAGCAGGAGCAAAAAGAATCAGCCGATCAATAA